The genomic DNA TTCCAATCTACCTATACAATATCACAACCTGATAACTGCAAGTTGAAGGTGAAATACCCACATCCCATCTTTTATTCCGTCGAAGATGTTTAAATAACTACTTGCAAATATCACAATACGGGGTTAGAATGTAAAATACAAGCAAAGCCATAGACGATAGTGCAATAATCTAACGATGCTACAGAGGAGAAAAACCATCGTTCATGCCGTTTTCAACAGTGGAAAGATTGGATAATTTGGGGTTAGAGTAACACATGAATTAGTAACAATATCCTGAATCAActtctaaacaaatatttctaCTAATATAATTCAATTGTCACCGCCATCAAACCCCGATATTTTACACCACTCTTCTAGTTAtaccaataataatgatgatatattaAATACATCCTGTCCTGACGAACTCCTTTGGGAATTACcataacagaaacagaaacGTTTATACAATCTGTACAATTTGTTTTGGCATTATACAGGTGGAGTTGGGGAAAGTGGGGGGATAAATAAAGATGTAGGAGTCGAGTTGGGGAGAGTGAAGGCAGtagaaacaaactttaaatCATACAGAGGGAAAATGAGTTATAGGGGCAGGGAAATCTAAATgagatggaaaagaaaataagcaAAGAACAATGTCAGCTAAATAAATTTCTTCTGCATCATGAtgcaataaaagaataaaatacaaggaaaatgAATCAGGCTATACAAAaaaatcagacctgaaaaaaTGATTAAGCTTGGTTCCCTTTAATTAGAGTTTGAGATTTAAGACGCGTTGGATCACTTGGGCTTTTCTGTGGTCTGACAAATCCATAATGGGATCTGAATGACAAATGTCATCGGCGAAAAATAGCTTCGATAGATTTGTACAATTGCTGACGACTGCAGCTTGTGAACGTCAATTCACTTAAGCACGTAATAAGGTATTTCATGATATGAGTGTAGGTGGTTACTcatgataataacaaaacaaTGATGACTTATTTCGTAGTACAGTCATCGTAGATAAAGAGGGACGTGAAGTGGGGGAATTTTGAACTATttaattttgacaagaaaagaaaacatagaCCTACTACGAAATGACCATAATGTGAAAAGTTTGCAAAAACtgccaaatcatgtaacgtaaAAATGTCATTCAAACGAATTTCGTTACATGTAGTGACGTTCGTGTTTCTACATTAGTGAGCTTTCACTCCGGGGTGCATGAAGGATTCAAGAATATTCGTAaggtattgaaaatgcccgaaAAATGACCAAGAACAGCTTGGAGGTCGTAAAATTGGCGAACCAGAAGAGCAGTTTTGTCCTTAGTTTCGGAGTAGACGAAAAATTGCATATACAGGTATCTCCCTTTCCAGAGTCTAGGACGAGACTGCTTCACCTTCATGGTTTGGCTTTGTCACCAAGGGCATTTGGCAATACATtgtctatgttcttgaatccgtcgtGTGTTGCGGAACGATAACTCCTTTATTGGGAACTATAGATATGACGTCATTCAAATATTGTATTTGCTTACCTGCAGGGACTATGACCCTTTTCTCATTGGTGGTAACATTTGGTGGTGGTGACCTTCCAGTGGTACCAGCTGATGCTGATCGCTCTTCAGGTGTGGAACCTGTATTACCAAGATACGGCTGTGGCGGACACGATGGGTATGGTGGTGCCGCCTGCGTGGGCTCCGCATTGATGGCGCCAGGTGGTGCACCATGGGGCGGTGGCTGCTGGCGGGGTTTCGCTACGCTACAATCCAACGGGGACTCGGGTTCCCCTCGGCTGACCTGTGGTGGCGGGAGCCCGTCGTGGGCGCCAGCGGTAGGTTGTTCAATCTCTTGTTTCATCCTTTGGTCCTGTACGCACGAGCTCCAGATGTGGCTCTCGTTGCTGGGTGAAGCAACCACTGAAAGCTTCGGTTTATGAACGGGTGTTGTAAGGATGTGATTACTGCTTTGTGGTGAAGACACGATGGTGTTCGATTTATTCACGTCCCGATAGGTGTTCTCAAATAGCGTCTGATCGTCTGAGACTACGGATAATGCTTCCTAATCAGAAAACACAAACAAGATGAGAGTTAAAACATGCTTACAAATATGTTCCTCAAGGTGTAcgttgaaactttttttaataaccgATTATTTCTATCAGGTATATTTAATAATTGTATTATCCTGGACAGGCAGTAAATCAACTTCTTACAGTCACAACAGTTCTTTCTGGATGACACCGTCCGTGCATTGGAAATATTGCAAACTTGCGGAAAACCTTATTCTCTGAGTTCACGTTTGGCACAAGTGCCAATAAACGAGAGCATTTGAAAAGGAAATGTGCGAGGAATAGAAGAGGAATTGAAAGTACCTCGCTATGCTTTGCACCCCACCACAATATCTCCCAAACTTTTCCATCTCTTTCCCCCCTCACCACAAATCTTCTGAGAAGGGGAAACGCTTCAAGATTGACCTCTACAACTCCTAGTGGAATATGGGAAGGCGAGACGCCACTAACCACTTCCGGGTCAATTATGAACAAATTCGCTTGCCCTCTCAACTGACGTAAAACAGACTTTGCTCGACCGCTGTCAACTTTCATTCTATTATTTCAGctttgacaaatattttctaTCTTATTCTACGGAAAAAGAATATCTCATATGGCTATGATAACTAGGTTATTGAACCTATAAAGTATAGGTGAAAAAAACCGTGTTCTTCTTTAAGATGGGTGACCATTGAACACTGCTAAATGGTTTGGCTGTCCTAGTCATactgaatgaaaaagaaaacgaGTAGGGCCTATGCGATCAAAACTAATATTCTAATactaatattttattatttttttcatgaccaCTCATATTAACATATATTTTTGGACATACGAGTATATGCAAGTGAAATGAACAACCATTTAGGTAAATGAACGAAATACGCAAAAATAAAAcgagatttaaaagaaaagtgaaattcCTGGTTTCGAGGTTTCTAAAGACATGCAGCTGGCAAAAACTTCTGAAATCCTAATTGcttgtgattggctgagagagAATTTAAAAGACAAAATGGCTGACAAGACGTT from Lytechinus variegatus isolate NC3 chromosome 8, Lvar_3.0, whole genome shotgun sequence includes the following:
- the LOC121419884 gene encoding transcriptional regulator ERG-like isoform X3, with amino-acid sequence MHGRCHPERTVVTEALSVVSDDQTLFENTYRDVNKSNTIVSSPQSSNHILTTPVHKPKLSVVASPSNESHIWSSCVQDQRMKQEIEQPTAGAHDGLPPPQVSRGEPESPLDCSVAKPRQQPPPHGAPPGAINAEPTQAAPPYPSCPPQPYLGNTGSTPEERSASAGTTGRSPPPNVTTNEKRVIVPADPNMWTAEHVQQWVQWAVREYSLQDVQVARFNMDGKHLCKMTKDDFSRLTNIVNVDVLISHLNFLKQTGYTPGAKSNLDDKYNAADHQTTLDTNPSGGSAFPYPTSTTTTVDSVHRLPRTGK
- the LOC121419884 gene encoding transcriptional regulator Erg-like isoform X1; the encoded protein is MHGRCHPERTVVTEALSVVSDDQTLFENTYRDVNKSNTIVSSPQSSNHILTTPVHKPKLSVVASPSNESHIWSSCVQDQRMKQEIEQPTAGAHDGLPPPQVSRGEPESPLDCSVAKPRQQPPPHGAPPGAINAEPTQAAPPYPSCPPQPYLGNTGSTPEERSASAGTTGRSPPPNVTTNEKRVIVPADPNMWTAEHVQQWVQWAVREYSLQDVQVARFNMDGKHLCKMTKDDFSRLTNIVNVDVLISHLNFLKQTPLPNLTSDDIDKALQPSPRNPPSSQAGYTPGAKSNLDDKYNAADHQTTLDTNPSGGSAFPYPTSTTTTVDSVHRLPRTGK
- the LOC121419884 gene encoding transcriptional regulator ERG-like isoform X2; amino-acid sequence: MHGRCHPERTVVTEALSVVSDDQTLFENTYRDVNKSNTIVSSPQSSNHILTTPVHKPKLSVVASPSNESHIWSSCVQDQRMKQEIEQPTAGAHDGLPPPQVSRGEPESPLDCSVAKPRQQPPPHGAPPGAINAEPTQAAPPYPSCPPQPYLGNTGSTPEERSASAGTTGRSPPPNVTTNEKRVIVPADPNMWTAEHVQQWVQWAVREYSLQDVQVARFNMDGKHLCKMTKDDFSRLTNIVNVDVLISHLNFLKQTPLPNLTSDDIDKALQPSPRNPPSSQGYTPGAKSNLDDKYNAADHQTTLDTNPSGGSAFPYPTSTTTTVDSVHRLPRTGK
- the LOC121419884 gene encoding transcriptional regulator Erg-like isoform X5, which translates into the protein MILGVLTDRTSSNKVEALSVVSDDQTLFENTYRDVNKSNTIVSSPQSSNHILTTPVHKPKLSVVASPSNESHIWSSCVQDQRMKQEIEQPTAGAHDGLPPPQVSRGEPESPLDCSVAKPRQQPPPHGAPPGAINAEPTQAAPPYPSCPPQPYLGNTGSTPEERSASAGTTGRSPPPNVTTNEKRVIVPADPNMWTAEHVQQWVQWAVREYSLQDVQVARFNMDGKHLCKMTKDDFSRLTNIVNVDVLISHLNFLKQTPLPNLTSDDIDKALQPSPRNPPSSQAGYTPGAKSNLDDKYNAADHQTTLDTNPSGGSAFPYPTSTTTTVDSVHRLPRTGK